In Nocardioides bizhenqiangii, the DNA window ACCTCAAGGAGTTCCACACCGCAGCCCTCAACCTCGGCTCGATCGGGCTCGACCCGCTGAAGGCAGCGCTCGGGAGGCTGTGAGCCGCTCGTGATCACGATCGATCGCGACCAGGCGCTGCGGATCGCGGTCCGTGCGCAGCTGCTCGACGCCTACCGGCCCGAGTCGCTGGTCGCGATGGTCGACCACCTCACGCTGCTCCAGATCGACCCCACCGCAGCGATCGCGCCCAACGTCGACCTCGTGTCGTGGTCGCGGCTCGGGGTGGGCTACGACCACTCCGACCTGCGGTTCGCGCTCGAGGAGGAGCGCTCGCTGGTCGAGCACTCGTCCTACGTCCGGCCGATGGACGACATCGGCCTGGTGCTCGCCACCGCCTCCGACCGGCTGCACCCGAGCGCGCTGGGGTGGATCGACGCCAACGCCGGCTTCCGCGCCGACGTGATCGGGCTGCTCGCCGCCGAGGGACCGTTGACCGCCGCCGAGGTGCCCGACACCGCGCAGGTGCCGTGGAAGTCGTCGGGCTGGACCAACGACAAGAACGTCGACCGGATGCTGGAGCTGCTGTGCCGCACCGGCGACGTCGCGATCAGCGGCCGGCGCGGCAAGCTCCGCACCTGGGACGTGCCCGAGCGGGTCTATCCGGCCGACCTCGACATCCCGTCGTACGACGAGGCGCGGGTGCTGCTCGACGCGCGGCGACTCGCCTCCCTCGGGATCGCCCGGTCGACGTCGAAGGTCCAGGGCGAGGAGATCGGCGCCGCCGGCCTCGGTGAGCCGGTCGTCGTCGACGGGATCGACGGCGAGTGGCGGGTCGACGCCGACGCACTGGCCGCGATCGACGATCCCTTCGAGCCGCGCACCGCCCTGCTGTCGCCGCACGACCGGCTGGTCTACGACCGCGACCGGGCGCTGGCGCTCTTCGACTTCGAGTACGTCCTGGAGATGTACAAGCCGGCGGCCAAGCGGCGCTGGGGCTACTTCGCACTGCCGATCCTCCACGGCGACCGGCTGGTCGGGAAGCTCGACGCCAAGGCCGACCGCAAGGCGGGCGTGCTCCGGGTGTTCGCGGTGCACGAGGACTTCCCCTGGGAGCCCGAGATCGGCGACGCCGTCGACGCCGAGGTCGAGGCACTGGCCACGTGGCTCGGGTGCGAGGTCGTGCGAGGCTAGGACCGCGCGGGTCAGCGGGCAGCGATCGCCTGCCAGGTCGCGCCTCCGTCGGTCGAGCTGAACAGGCGGTCGTCGACGGCGACCAGGAGGGTCGGCCCGCCGTCGGTGTCGACCACGTCGACCAGCGTCGAGTCGTCGGCATCGGTCGCCTCCGGCGCGGAGGAGGGGACCAGCTCCAGGCGGCCCTCGGCCCAGCGGTAGACACCCGACTCCCGGGGTCGTTCGTCGCCCCAGATGTCGCCGAGGAAGCGGATCTCCCCGTCGACCGTCCAGGCTGCGGAGACCGTCGCCAGCTCTCCGTCGTACGCCGTCTCGGTGAACGCCCCGCCGTCGGCCGGGAGGGTCAGGACAGAGCCGAGCGGCTTGATCGGTTTGCGGCCCGTGGAGACCGCGATGACGTGGGACGCGCCGGCCTTGGTCGGGACGACGTGGTTGAGGCTGTCCCAGGCCATCTCGAACGTCGCTGAATACCAGCTGGCACCGCCGTCGTCGGACCAGTGGTAGGTCGTCTCGTCGACCTCACCGCCCGACACGTGGGTCGAGATGGCGCTGAGGCGGCCGCCGTAGAACTCGACGTCGTAGAGCCCGGCAGGGTTTGGCACGGGGTGCGCGGTGGCGGTCGCCGGGTCGACCGCGAAGAGTCCATCGCTCATGGCGACCGGGAACTCGCCGTCGGCGACCGGAGCCTCTGCACCGGCGACCTCGACCCGGGTCCACTTGCCTCCCGCGCCAGCGACCCACAGCTCGGACATTGCTTCGTCACGGACGAGAAACCGATCACCAGCGGCGAAGACCTCGCCAGGAATGGGCAGCCGCGCCAGGTGGCGGGTGCCGTAGCCGTCGGCGCTGACGGCCAGTCCCGACTGCTCGCGGTCGGCTGTCCGCCAGAACACCGCGGTCGCACCGTCCTCGGTGACCGCCGCATCGCCGATGAAGGCACTCGGGGCGTCCACGAACCGGTCCAGCGCGCTGCCGGTCGACGGATCGTCCTCGATCACCGTCGTCGGCGAACTGGGCGCGGGCTGCGGAGCGGTGCTCTCGCCGGGACCGAGGAGCTGTACCCCGCCGACGATCGCTGCGACCGCGAGCCCGGCCGTACCCACGGTGAGTGCGTGCCGTCGGTTGCGCTGCTGTCGGCCGCGGGCGAGGACGTCGTCGAAGCTGGGCACGGCCGCGGCGTCTGCGGCAGCGTGCGCGATGTCATGCATGGGAACCTCCGAAGACTTCCTTGGTCCCGAGCGCTGTGGCGAGTGCGGCGCGGCCGCGGTTGAGCCGGGCCTTGACGGTGCCGACCGGCACCCCGAGCGTCGCGGCGACCTCGGCGACCGGCAGGTCCGCCAGGTAGTGCAACGCGAGCGTCTCCCGCTGGTGCTCCGGCAGCGAACGCAGCGCGGCGACGAGTGCCATCCGGTCGTCGCTCAGGTCGGGCCGGTGGGTCGGATCCGTGGCAGTCGCGCGGCCGAGCAGCCGCTCGCCGAGCTTCCCGCGCCGGTGGCGGGACCGGGCGACGTTCACCGCGACCGTGCGCAGCCACGCCTCAGGGTTGTCGAGCCGCTCGAAGGTGCGGCGCTTGCTCACCGCCCGCGCGAAGGCCTCGGCAACCACGTCCTCCGCCTCCGAGAGGTCGCCGCAGACGCCGTACAGCTGGCCGACCAGGCGCCGGTACGACGCGTCGAAGCAGCGCTGGATCGGATCCTCCGACTCCCCGCCCACGGCACCTCCTCCGGTGTTGTCTCACCCCTACGACCCGCGAGGGGCCGCGAAGGTTGCCCGGCGGCCGGTTTAGTCTCCTGGCGTGCCGACCTTCGTGCTCGCGTCCGCGTCCCCCGCCCGGCTGAAAACCCTCCGCAACGCCGGCATCGAGCCGACCGTCATCGTGTCGGGTGTCGACGAGTCGCAGGCCGACGGGCTGCCGCCGTTCGAGATGGCGCTCCAGCTGGCCGAGCTCAAGTGTGCGGCGGTCGCGGAGCGCGACCCGCTGCCGGAGGGCGCGCTGGTGCTCGGCTGCGACTCGGTCCTCGAGCTCGACGGCCAGGCGCTCGGGAAGCCGGCCGACGACGCTGACGCCGTACGCCGCTGGCAGGCGATGCGGGGTGGCTCCGGCGTGCTCTACACCGGGCACTGCCTGCGCGACACCGCCACCGGGCGGGTGGCAGCGGCCACCGCTTCGACCACCGTCTTCTTCGCCGACGTCTCCGACGCCGAGATCGACGCGTACGTCGCGACCGGCGAGCCGCTGCACGTCGCCGGTGCGTTCACTGTCGACGGCCTGGGCGGAGCCTTCGTCACCGGCATCGAGGGAGACCACCACAACGTGGTCGGCGTCAGCCTGCCCCTGCTCCGCGACCTGGTCCTCGAGCTCGGCCACTCCTGGACCGACCTCTGGAGGTGACCCGTCGGTCGAGGAGCTCGCGCAGCGAGCGTCTGAACCGCCGGTGGTCGAGAATCGGCTACTCGACGGGGAGGCCGAGCCCGCGGGCGATGAGCATCCGCTGGACCTCGGAGGTGCCCTCGCCGATCTCGAGGATCTTGGCGTCGCGGTAGAACCGGGCGACGGCGTACTCCTCCATGAAGCCGTAGCCGCCGAAGACCTGGGTGGCGATCCGGGTGGCGGTGACGGCCGACTCTGAGGAGTAGAGCTTGGCGATCGAGGCGGCGTGCTTGAAGTCCTTCATGCTCGGGCCGCCGGGGGCGCCCATGGCGTCCTTCATCGCGGCCGCCTTGTAGGTCAGCAGCCGGGAGGCGTGGAGCATCACCTCGAGGTCGGCGATCTGGAAGGCGACCCCCTGCTTGCGGCCGATCGGGCCACCGAAGGTCTGCCGCTCGCCGGCGTACTCGACGCAGAGGTCGACGCACGCCTGGATCAGGCCGACCGCCAGCGCGGCGATCGCCACCCGGCCGTCGTCGAGGATGGCGAGGAACTGGGCGAAGCCGC includes these proteins:
- a CDS encoding DNA glycosylase AlkZ-like family protein; the protein is MITIDRDQALRIAVRAQLLDAYRPESLVAMVDHLTLLQIDPTAAIAPNVDLVSWSRLGVGYDHSDLRFALEEERSLVEHSSYVRPMDDIGLVLATASDRLHPSALGWIDANAGFRADVIGLLAAEGPLTAAEVPDTAQVPWKSSGWTNDKNVDRMLELLCRTGDVAISGRRGKLRTWDVPERVYPADLDIPSYDEARVLLDARRLASLGIARSTSKVQGEEIGAAGLGEPVVVDGIDGEWRVDADALAAIDDPFEPRTALLSPHDRLVYDRDRALALFDFEYVLEMYKPAAKRRWGYFALPILHGDRLVGKLDAKADRKAGVLRVFAVHEDFPWEPEIGDAVDAEVEALATWLGCEVVRG
- a CDS encoding RNA polymerase sigma factor translates to MGGESEDPIQRCFDASYRRLVGQLYGVCGDLSEAEDVVAEAFARAVSKRRTFERLDNPEAWLRTVAVNVARSRHRRGKLGERLLGRATATDPTHRPDLSDDRMALVAALRSLPEHQRETLALHYLADLPVAEVAATLGVPVGTVKARLNRGRAALATALGTKEVFGGSHA
- a CDS encoding Maf family protein is translated as MPTFVLASASPARLKTLRNAGIEPTVIVSGVDESQADGLPPFEMALQLAELKCAAVAERDPLPEGALVLGCDSVLELDGQALGKPADDADAVRRWQAMRGGSGVLYTGHCLRDTATGRVAAATASTTVFFADVSDAEIDAYVATGEPLHVAGAFTVDGLGGAFVTGIEGDHHNVVGVSLPLLRDLVLELGHSWTDLWR